One stretch of Comamonadaceae bacterium OTU4NAUVB1 DNA includes these proteins:
- a CDS encoding SDR family oxidoreductase: MDLQLKNRHVLITGGSKGIGLACARAFLEEGANVTLVARDAARLQAECGRLRDAFPASRVQAVAADLTRADDAAAAVTRAEVDFGPLDVLVNSAGAARRTAPDELTPQHWHDGMDAKYFTYIHVIDPVVKAMAARGRGAILNIVGMGGKMATPTHLAGGAANAALMLASVGLAAAYGGRGVRVNALNPGITRTDRMDEGLAAEARRTGATKEEVLARTSERLPLGRPATPEEIADAAVFLCSPRASYISGAVLSIDGAATPVVV, encoded by the coding sequence ATGGACCTGCAACTCAAGAATCGACACGTGCTCATCACCGGCGGCAGCAAGGGGATCGGCCTCGCCTGCGCCCGGGCGTTTCTCGAAGAGGGCGCGAACGTCACGCTGGTGGCCCGCGACGCGGCGCGCCTGCAGGCCGAGTGCGGCCGGCTGCGGGACGCGTTTCCGGCCTCGCGCGTCCAGGCGGTCGCCGCCGACCTGACGCGGGCGGACGACGCGGCCGCCGCGGTGACGCGGGCGGAAGTGGATTTCGGGCCCCTCGACGTCCTGGTCAATTCGGCCGGCGCCGCCCGACGCACCGCACCGGACGAATTGACGCCCCAGCACTGGCACGACGGCATGGACGCCAAATATTTCACCTACATCCACGTCATCGACCCCGTCGTCAAGGCCATGGCCGCGCGCGGTCGGGGGGCGATCCTCAACATCGTCGGGATGGGCGGCAAGATGGCCACGCCGACGCACCTCGCCGGCGGTGCCGCCAACGCGGCCCTGATGCTCGCGAGCGTCGGGCTGGCGGCGGCCTACGGCGGCCGGGGCGTGCGGGTCAACGCCCTCAATCCGGGCATCACCCGGACCGACCGCATGGACGAGGGGCTGGCCGCCGAGGCCCGCCGGACCGGCGCCACCAAGGAGGAGGTCCTGGCCCGCACCAGCGAGCGCCTGCCGCTGGGCCGTCCGGCGACCCCGGAGGAGATCGCCGATGCGGCGGTGTTCCTCTGCTCGCCCCGCGCGAGCTACATCTCGGGTGCCGTGCTGTCGATAGACGGTGCGGCGACGCCGGTCGTGGTGTAG
- the prpR gene encoding propionate catabolism operon regulatory protein PrpR, with protein MSYRRIREFALPVVAEYAGRARIEVVDGTFGDALALARDRLARGEVDAFVSAGSNASILRAGLEAPVATILLSGFDLLQALIRARRLANRVGVVMYGQTIPELDEVKELLNIEVTQYAYRTPEDARQRFERLRHDGFEVIVGSSLVVELAEQAGLQGLLAYSLASVRKGFEDAIELARVARLEAGRYEQLNGVLHNLQEAVLAVDRDDRVIAVNPPMQQLLGPAHAQLLGRSLAAIEPELSLQPTLDDGRVERGVVQRFAGRDWVVNRTPIRERGGIVGAALTLYDARSIQEADTRLRIQQRRRQGTARHRFGELVGASPVFLRAVRTARRYARTDLTVLIMGESGVGKELFAQSIHNESARAGRPFVAVNCASFAESLLESELFGHEEGAFTGARRGGRPGLFETAHTGTLFLDEIGDMPMPLQTRLLRVLQEREITRLGATAAIPVDVRVIAATHRSLADLIAQRRFRQDLFYRLNTLRLPLPALRERPEDIVPLAQRLLGACLRRLDCGLDPVRALAPLQARILAHAWPGNVRELENLSERIAVFLVQFDRLEDVPHDDLLQELPELSAPGAPGAPDAPGAGRLSAARVNAALAAGQGNRLVAARQLGVSRSTLWRWMRDHGG; from the coding sequence ATGAGCTACCGCCGCATCCGCGAATTCGCCCTGCCGGTGGTGGCCGAGTACGCGGGACGCGCGCGCATCGAGGTCGTGGACGGCACGTTCGGCGACGCCTTGGCGCTGGCGCGCGATCGCCTCGCGCGCGGCGAGGTCGACGCCTTCGTGAGCGCCGGCTCCAACGCCAGCATCCTGCGGGCGGGGCTCGAGGCACCGGTGGCGACGATCCTGCTGAGCGGCTTCGACCTGCTCCAGGCGCTGATCCGGGCGCGGCGCCTCGCCAACCGGGTGGGGGTCGTGATGTACGGACAGACCATTCCGGAGCTCGACGAGGTGAAGGAACTGCTCAACATCGAGGTGACGCAATACGCCTACCGCACGCCCGAGGACGCCCGCCAGCGCTTCGAGCGCCTGCGCCACGACGGCTTCGAGGTGATCGTCGGCTCGAGCCTGGTGGTGGAACTGGCCGAGCAGGCCGGTCTGCAGGGGTTGCTGGCCTATTCGCTCGCCAGCGTGCGCAAGGGCTTCGAGGACGCGATCGAACTCGCCCGCGTGGCGAGGCTCGAGGCGGGACGCTACGAGCAGCTCAACGGGGTGCTGCACAACCTGCAGGAGGCGGTGCTGGCCGTCGACCGCGACGACCGCGTCATCGCCGTCAATCCGCCCATGCAGCAACTGCTCGGCCCGGCGCACGCGCAGCTCCTCGGCCGGTCGCTCGCGGCGATCGAGCCCGAACTCTCGCTGCAGCCGACGCTGGACGACGGCCGGGTCGAGCGCGGCGTGGTGCAGCGTTTCGCCGGACGCGACTGGGTCGTGAACCGCACGCCGATCCGCGAGCGCGGGGGGATCGTCGGTGCCGCCCTGACGCTCTACGACGCCCGCTCCATCCAGGAGGCGGACACCCGCCTGCGGATCCAGCAGCGTCGGCGCCAGGGCACCGCGCGCCACCGTTTCGGCGAACTGGTCGGCGCGAGCCCGGTGTTCCTGCGCGCGGTGCGGACCGCCCGGCGTTACGCGCGCACGGACCTCACGGTGCTGATCATGGGCGAGAGCGGTGTCGGCAAGGAACTCTTCGCCCAATCGATCCACAACGAGAGCGCACGGGCGGGCCGGCCGTTCGTGGCGGTCAATTGCGCCTCCTTCGCCGAGTCGCTGCTGGAGAGCGAGTTGTTCGGCCACGAGGAAGGCGCCTTCACCGGCGCGCGTCGCGGCGGCAGACCCGGCCTGTTCGAGACCGCCCACACCGGCACGCTGTTCCTCGACGAGATCGGCGACATGCCGATGCCGCTGCAGACGCGGCTGCTGCGGGTGCTGCAGGAGCGCGAGATCACCCGGCTCGGCGCGACCGCGGCCATTCCGGTCGACGTGCGAGTGATCGCGGCCACCCACCGGTCGCTGGCCGACCTGATCGCGCAGCGGCGCTTCCGCCAGGACCTCTTCTACCGCCTCAACACGCTGCGCCTGCCGCTGCCGGCCCTGCGCGAGCGGCCCGAAGACATCGTGCCCCTGGCGCAACGGCTGCTTGGCGCATGCCTGCGGCGGCTGGACTGCGGTCTCGACCCGGTGCGCGCCCTGGCGCCATTGCAGGCGCGCATACTCGCTCACGCCTGGCCGGGCAACGTGCGCGAGCTGGAGAACCTCAGCGAGCGCATCGCGGTGTTCCTGGTCCAGTTCGACCGGCTGGAGGACGTGCCCCATGACGACCTGCTGCAGGAGCTGCCGGAACTCTCGGCGCCCGGCGCGCCCGGCGCGCCCGACGCACCCGGGGCGGGGCGTCTGAGCGCGGCGCGCGTGAACGCCGCGCTGGCGGCCGGGCAGGGCAATCGCCTGGTCGCGGCGCGCCAGCTCGGGGTGAGCCGTTCGACGCTGTGGCGCTGGATGCGCGACCATGGCGGCTAG
- a CDS encoding tripartite tricarboxylate transporter substrate binding protein: protein MTTCRDLHPNRRRLLGGLAALAAIGTIDPASALGASFPVKPVTLVVPYSAGGGTDIVGRLMAQHLSALWGQSVIVDNRTGANGVIGSSTVARAQPDGHTLVLVVGSHAVNPVLMKSLPYDTVKAFTPITNIASSPCVLVVQGQGPYKTLADVLAAARQDELGCGYSEGQTRLTAELMRQVGHLKLTGVPYKGGAPVMVDIIGGHLPMGVTSVLTALPHVRSGALRVVGVADVRRMPLFPEAMTFKEAGLDGVESLSWYGLFGPAGLPATIVAQINQALRTVTADPVVQKQMHDQGADIMLTPPADFERFLASETRKWAVVAQRGGIKAE, encoded by the coding sequence ATGACCACGTGTCGCGACCTTCATCCCAACCGCCGCCGGCTCCTCGGTGGCCTCGCGGCACTGGCCGCCATCGGCACCATCGACCCCGCGTCCGCGCTGGGCGCGTCCTTCCCCGTCAAGCCGGTCACCCTGGTGGTGCCCTACTCCGCCGGCGGTGGCACCGACATCGTGGGTCGCCTCATGGCGCAGCACCTGTCGGCGCTGTGGGGCCAGTCGGTGATCGTGGACAACCGCACCGGCGCCAACGGCGTGATCGGTTCCAGCACGGTCGCCCGCGCCCAGCCCGACGGCCACACCCTGGTGCTGGTGGTGGGCTCGCACGCGGTCAACCCCGTGCTCATGAAATCGCTGCCCTACGACACCGTGAAGGCCTTCACGCCCATCACCAACATCGCGAGTTCGCCGTGCGTGCTGGTGGTGCAGGGCCAGGGGCCCTACAAGACGCTGGCCGACGTGCTCGCGGCCGCGCGCCAGGACGAACTCGGCTGCGGCTATTCGGAGGGGCAGACCCGCCTGACCGCCGAACTCATGCGCCAGGTCGGCCATCTGAAGCTGACCGGCGTGCCCTACAAGGGAGGCGCCCCGGTGATGGTCGACATCATCGGCGGGCACCTGCCCATGGGGGTGACGAGCGTGCTGACCGCCCTGCCCCACGTGCGCTCCGGCGCGCTGCGCGTGGTGGGCGTCGCGGACGTGCGCCGCATGCCGTTGTTCCCGGAGGCCATGACCTTCAAGGAAGCCGGGCTGGACGGCGTCGAGTCGCTGAGCTGGTATGGACTGTTCGGGCCGGCGGGCCTGCCCGCGACGATCGTCGCGCAGATCAACCAGGCCCTGCGCACGGTCACCGCCGACCCGGTGGTGCAAAAGCAGATGCACGACCAGGGCGCGGACATCATGCTCACGCCGCCGGCGGATTTCGAGCGCTTCCTCGCCAGCGAGACGAGGAAGTGGGCCGTGGTCGCGCAGCGCGGCGGCATCAAGGCGGAGTGA
- a CDS encoding hydroxymethylglutaryl-CoA lyase, which produces MNAGDALHITDVAPRDGLQNQAVLVGTDDKLRLIALLAAAGLRSVEATSFVSPRAVPQMADAADLLPRVAAGFPELRTSVLVPNLKGLERARAAGAREIAVVLSATETMNRRNINMGLDQALAVCEQTLATARADGLRTRAYVAVAFDCPFEGETPLDVVVRLAARMHAAGADEVVVADTIGSASPGQVKARFAALRDAVPVERLAVHFHDTRGLAVANAWAAIEAGVRRFDASVGGIGGCPFAPGAAGNVATEDLVLMAERSGLSTGISLTGLLDAVDFAQEALRRPLGGHAVTWLRRQRDQDSQTPRRRLS; this is translated from the coding sequence ATGAACGCCGGCGATGCGCTCCACATCACCGACGTCGCGCCGCGCGACGGCCTGCAGAACCAGGCCGTCCTCGTGGGCACCGACGACAAGCTGCGGCTGATCGCGCTGCTCGCCGCGGCCGGGCTGCGCAGCGTCGAGGCGACCAGCTTCGTGTCACCCAGGGCGGTGCCGCAGATGGCGGACGCGGCAGACCTGCTGCCGCGCGTGGCGGCCGGGTTTCCGGAATTGCGCACGTCCGTGCTCGTGCCCAACCTCAAGGGGCTCGAGCGCGCGCGCGCGGCGGGCGCCCGGGAGATCGCGGTCGTGCTCTCGGCCACCGAGACCATGAACCGCCGGAACATCAACATGGGGCTGGACCAGGCGCTCGCGGTGTGCGAGCAGACCCTGGCCACCGCGCGCGCCGACGGGCTGCGCACCCGCGCCTACGTGGCCGTCGCCTTCGACTGCCCGTTCGAGGGCGAGACGCCGCTGGACGTGGTGGTGCGGCTGGCCGCGCGCATGCACGCCGCCGGGGCCGACGAGGTCGTCGTCGCCGACACCATCGGCTCGGCCTCGCCGGGACAGGTCAAGGCGCGCTTCGCCGCCTTGCGCGACGCGGTGCCGGTCGAGCGACTCGCCGTGCACTTTCACGACACGCGCGGCCTGGCCGTAGCCAATGCGTGGGCGGCGATCGAGGCCGGGGTGCGGCGCTTCGACGCCAGCGTCGGCGGCATCGGCGGCTGCCCGTTCGCGCCCGGCGCGGCCGGCAACGTCGCCACCGAGGACCTCGTGCTGATGGCCGAGCGCAGCGGCCTGTCCACCGGGATCTCCCTGACGGGCCTGCTGGACGCGGTGGATTTCGCGCAGGAGGCGTTGCGTCGACCGCTCGGTGGCCACGCCGTCACCTGGCTGCGCCGCCAGCGCGATCAGGATTCCCAGACCCCACGACGGAGACTTTCATGA
- a CDS encoding CoA transferase has translation MALEHITVLDLTHMLSGPYGTMLLADLGARTIKVEPPGSGEGTRRLLEHDPEHSRDGMGAYYLTLNRNKHSVCIDLKTATGLAVFLDLVRVADVVFDNFSVGVTGRLGIDHASLARVNPRIVTCSVTGFGQTGPHTQRPAFDQVVQAMGGGMSITGTPETGPTRSGIPIGDLGGGMFGAMGVLAALVERERTGRGQHVDISMLDAQISLLNYMATMHLLSGRVPQGIGNGHFVHVPYNSYPTADGHVIIACIGDPFFERFVEFIDLPALRDPAYRQQPVRFAAKAEIDALIGDALRRHATAHWLERLREARIPCAPVNDFHQALNDPQVLAREMVVEIALRSGERVRMPGNPIKLSGRAEATVYTRPPALGEDTRSVLGALDGYPPERLDALHAEGAIA, from the coding sequence ATGGCCCTCGAACACATCACCGTCCTGGACCTCACGCACATGCTGTCGGGCCCCTACGGCACCATGCTGCTGGCCGACCTCGGCGCGCGCACGATCAAGGTCGAGCCCCCGGGCAGCGGGGAAGGCACCCGCCGCCTGCTCGAGCACGATCCCGAGCATTCGCGCGACGGCATGGGGGCGTACTACCTCACCCTCAACCGCAACAAGCACAGCGTGTGCATCGACCTCAAGACCGCCACCGGCCTGGCCGTCTTCCTGGACCTGGTGCGCGTCGCCGACGTCGTGTTCGACAATTTCAGCGTCGGCGTGACCGGACGCCTGGGCATCGACCACGCCTCGCTCGCCCGCGTCAATCCGCGCATCGTCACCTGCTCGGTCACCGGCTTCGGCCAGACCGGCCCGCACACGCAACGCCCGGCCTTCGATCAGGTGGTGCAGGCGATGGGCGGCGGGATGTCGATCACCGGGACGCCGGAGACCGGACCGACGCGCAGCGGCATTCCGATCGGCGACCTCGGCGGCGGCATGTTCGGCGCGATGGGGGTGCTCGCCGCGCTGGTCGAGCGCGAGCGCACGGGCCGGGGCCAGCACGTCGACATCTCGATGCTGGACGCCCAGATCTCGCTGCTCAACTACATGGCCACGATGCACCTGCTCTCGGGCCGCGTGCCGCAAGGCATCGGCAACGGGCATTTCGTGCACGTGCCCTACAACAGCTATCCGACGGCGGACGGCCACGTGATCATCGCGTGCATCGGCGACCCCTTCTTCGAACGCTTCGTCGAGTTCATCGACCTGCCGGCGCTGCGCGACCCGGCGTACCGGCAGCAGCCGGTGCGCTTCGCGGCCAAGGCCGAGATCGACGCCCTGATCGGCGACGCGCTGCGCCGGCACGCGACCGCGCACTGGCTCGAACGCCTGCGCGAGGCCCGCATTCCCTGCGCGCCGGTCAACGATTTCCATCAGGCACTGAACGACCCGCAGGTGCTGGCGCGCGAGATGGTGGTGGAGATCGCCCTGCGCAGCGGCGAGCGCGTGCGCATGCCCGGCAATCCGATCAAGCTGTCGGGCCGGGCCGAGGCCACCGTCTACACCCGTCCACCGGCGCTGGGCGAAGACACGCGCAGCGTGCTCGGCGCCCTGGACGGCTACCCGCCGGAACGGCTGGACGCGCTGCATGCCGAGGGCGCCATCGCATGA
- a CDS encoding aryl-sulfate sulfotransferase yields MTTTVDQITQRRRGVGLIAHDPAASAGGYTLIAPQTADGNVYLVAMDGEVVHHWKMPLRAGRHAVILPNGNMAYNGNHANSPDLYPAWSMWHGGDFSEVTPEGEVVWHHEDPAHHHDAKWLANGHLLYAACAPVPAGFAERVPGGTAHGPDETMYGDVIREVNRAGELVWEWKSWEHLAPADFPIHPGFGRYHWPLVNGLDIDGEGRVLMSLRTTAGIIGVDRASGDVTLHIPPSVVSHQHAPMALANGHILAFDNGNFRTGSHVPFSRVVEIDPKTQAVVWSYADEMVNAFFTAFMGNAQRLWNGNTHVTESATGRLFEVNPEGEVVWEYILPWFAEYPDAAARKTGPGRLNSVFQTWRYQASQLPWLGA; encoded by the coding sequence ATGACCACCACCGTCGACCAGATCACCCAACGCCGGCGCGGCGTCGGCCTCATCGCCCACGACCCGGCGGCCTCGGCCGGCGGCTACACGCTGATCGCGCCGCAGACGGCCGACGGCAACGTCTACCTCGTCGCGATGGACGGCGAGGTGGTGCATCACTGGAAGATGCCGCTGCGCGCCGGCCGCCACGCGGTCATCCTGCCCAACGGCAACATGGCCTACAACGGCAACCACGCGAACTCGCCGGACCTCTACCCGGCCTGGTCGATGTGGCACGGCGGGGATTTCTCCGAAGTGACGCCCGAGGGCGAGGTGGTCTGGCACCACGAGGACCCGGCCCACCACCACGACGCCAAGTGGCTCGCCAACGGCCACCTGCTCTACGCGGCCTGCGCCCCGGTGCCGGCCGGCTTCGCCGAGCGCGTGCCCGGCGGCACGGCGCACGGCCCGGACGAGACCATGTACGGCGACGTGATCCGCGAGGTGAACCGGGCCGGCGAGCTGGTCTGGGAATGGAAGTCCTGGGAGCACCTCGCGCCGGCCGACTTCCCGATCCACCCGGGCTTCGGCCGCTACCATTGGCCGCTGGTCAACGGCCTGGACATCGACGGCGAAGGCCGCGTGCTGATGAGCCTGCGCACCACGGCCGGCATCATCGGCGTGGACCGGGCGAGCGGCGACGTGACGCTGCACATCCCGCCGAGCGTGGTGTCGCACCAGCACGCGCCGATGGCGCTGGCCAACGGTCACATCCTCGCCTTCGACAACGGCAACTTCCGCACCGGCAGCCACGTGCCGTTCTCGCGCGTGGTCGAGATCGACCCGAAGACGCAGGCGGTCGTCTGGTCGTACGCCGACGAGATGGTCAACGCGTTCTTCACCGCCTTCATGGGCAACGCCCAGCGCCTGTGGAACGGCAACACGCACGTAACCGAGTCGGCCACCGGCCGCCTGTTCGAGGTCAATCCCGAAGGCGAGGTGGTCTGGGAATACATCCTGCCGTGGTTCGCCGAATACCCCGACGCGGCCGCCCGCAAGACCGGCCCCGGCCGCCTCAACAGCGTGTTCCAGACCTGGCGCTACCAGGCGTCGCAGCTGCCGTGGCTGGGCGCCTGA
- a CDS encoding tripartite tricarboxylate transporter substrate binding protein → MTPSSASNPRRRVLRIALAGAGALGLAGLATATRAQQDFPTKPIRLVVPFTPGGVTDTGARVVADRLGARLGQQVVVDNRPGASGNIGTQMVAAAAPDGYTLVLGFDGTMVINPHVFSKVPFDTVRDFAPIGKIGDAVLVIVTHPSVPVKTLPELIAHSRSNPGGLSYGSSGTGGTPHIAAEMLKARTGANFVHVPYKGGGQALTDVVGGQLPMLYTAVAGALPFIEKGQVRAIAVSSAQRLASLPDVPTVAESLPGFEASSWIGLLAPARTPAPVVERLQRELAAVVREPAIRERLARLGIMAVGNTSTEFGQQIEADLRKYADVVRAAGIRVD, encoded by the coding sequence ATGACCCCATCGTCCGCATCGAACCCGCGCCGCCGCGTGCTCCGGATCGCCCTGGCGGGCGCCGGCGCGCTCGGCCTGGCCGGCCTCGCCACCGCCACGCGCGCGCAGCAGGACTTCCCCACCAAGCCGATCCGGCTCGTGGTGCCCTTCACCCCCGGCGGGGTCACCGACACAGGGGCACGCGTCGTGGCCGATCGGCTCGGCGCCCGGCTCGGCCAGCAGGTGGTGGTCGACAACCGCCCCGGCGCGTCCGGCAACATCGGCACCCAGATGGTGGCCGCCGCCGCACCCGACGGCTACACGCTGGTGCTGGGCTTCGACGGCACGATGGTGATCAACCCCCACGTGTTCTCGAAGGTGCCCTTCGACACGGTCAGGGACTTCGCCCCGATCGGCAAGATCGGCGACGCCGTGCTCGTCATCGTCACGCACCCGTCGGTGCCCGTGAAGACCCTGCCCGAACTGATCGCCCACTCCAGATCGAATCCGGGCGGACTGTCGTACGGCAGTTCGGGCACCGGCGGCACGCCGCACATCGCCGCCGAGATGCTCAAGGCCCGGACCGGAGCGAACTTCGTGCACGTCCCCTACAAGGGAGGCGGTCAGGCCCTGACCGACGTGGTAGGCGGCCAGCTGCCCATGCTCTACACGGCCGTGGCCGGCGCGCTGCCCTTCATCGAGAAGGGCCAGGTCCGGGCCATCGCGGTGTCCAGCGCGCAGCGACTGGCCTCGCTGCCGGACGTGCCGACCGTCGCCGAGTCGCTGCCCGGCTTCGAAGCCAGTTCGTGGATCGGCCTGCTCGCGCCCGCGCGCACGCCGGCGCCCGTCGTCGAGCGTCTGCAGCGGGAACTGGCCGCCGTGGTGAGGGAGCCCGCGATCCGGGAGCGACTGGCCCGGCTCGGGATCATGGCCGTGGGCAACACGTCCACCGAATTCGGCCAGCAGATCGAGGCCGACCTGAGGAAGTACGCCGACGTCGTGCGGGCCGCCGGCATCCGAGTCGACTGA
- a CDS encoding isocitrate lyase/PEP mutase family protein, whose protein sequence is MADPILRRKLDRGEFIVAPGLHDMIAATVANKVGFDIVYGTGYWLTASSLGLPDAGIATYTQMVERMATLVRTSRGAVIADADTGYGGLLNVHHTVRGYEAAGVTAIQLEDQEFPKKCGHTPGKRCVPTRDMVEKIKVAVEAREDDENFLIIARTDARASLGVDEAMRRLEAYAEAGADILFFEAPQSEEEMRRACAAFDRPMLANMADGGKTPILPARVLEEIGFALAIYPSLTSLAAAAAMERALVGLKAGGVGGAPDVPLFDFDEFCRLIGFEQVWEFDRRWAR, encoded by the coding sequence ATGGCCGATCCCATCCTCCGGCGCAAGCTCGATCGCGGCGAGTTCATCGTGGCGCCGGGACTGCACGACATGATCGCCGCCACGGTGGCCAACAAGGTCGGTTTCGACATCGTCTACGGCACCGGCTACTGGCTCACCGCGTCCAGCCTCGGCCTGCCCGACGCCGGCATCGCGACGTACACGCAGATGGTCGAGCGCATGGCGACGCTGGTGCGGACGAGCCGTGGCGCCGTGATCGCGGACGCCGACACCGGCTATGGCGGCCTGCTCAACGTGCACCACACGGTGCGCGGCTACGAAGCGGCCGGCGTCACGGCCATCCAGCTCGAGGACCAGGAATTCCCCAAGAAATGCGGCCACACGCCCGGCAAGCGCTGCGTGCCGACACGGGACATGGTCGAGAAGATCAAGGTGGCCGTCGAGGCACGCGAGGACGACGAGAACTTCCTGATCATCGCCCGCACGGACGCGCGCGCCTCGCTCGGCGTGGACGAGGCGATGCGACGACTGGAGGCCTACGCCGAGGCCGGCGCCGACATCCTTTTCTTCGAGGCGCCGCAGTCCGAGGAGGAGATGCGCAGGGCCTGCGCCGCGTTCGACCGGCCGATGCTGGCCAACATGGCCGACGGCGGCAAGACCCCCATCCTGCCGGCCAGGGTGCTGGAGGAGATCGGCTTCGCCCTGGCCATCTACCCGTCGCTCACCAGCCTGGCCGCCGCGGCGGCGATGGAACGCGCCCTGGTCGGTCTCAAGGCCGGCGGGGTCGGCGGCGCGCCGGACGTGCCGCTGTTCGACTTCGACGAGTTCTGCCGCCTGATCGGCTTCGAGCAGGTCTGGGAGTTCGACCGGCGCTGGGCGCGTTGA
- a CDS encoding tripartite tricarboxylate transporter substrate binding protein encodes MSTALLPAPSPRRRRATLALLLALPLAAFAQPAAWPAEPITAVVPFSAGGSVDVAARILMPRLAERLHQGVVIENTVGASGTIATQRVIRARPDGYTLLFGVASPVSVAPLVSPNVYRYDALKELVPVVPVAASPFVLVGRPDLPARTAADLVRLARSQPGKLNFGTDGVGTGLHVTAEMIKQQAGLDMVHVPYKSGPQVLTELAGGQIDLAVLPVALVQAFVRDGKVRGYGVTSRQRWATLPDVPSLSETAEFKALDVEAWQGLLVPAKTDPAIVERLAREMSAVLAEPATVRRLAEAGFKPMSMTPAQFAAYLADERRELARIVTSAGIKVD; translated from the coding sequence ATGTCCACAGCCCTCCTTCCCGCACCCTCCCCGCGCCGGCGCCGCGCCACGCTCGCGCTCCTGCTGGCGCTGCCGCTGGCGGCCTTCGCGCAGCCGGCCGCCTGGCCCGCCGAGCCGATCACCGCCGTCGTGCCGTTCTCCGCGGGCGGCAGCGTCGACGTGGCCGCGCGCATCCTCATGCCCCGGCTGGCCGAGCGGCTGCACCAGGGCGTCGTGATCGAGAACACCGTCGGCGCCTCCGGCACGATCGCGACGCAGCGCGTCATCCGCGCGCGGCCCGACGGCTACACCCTGCTCTTCGGCGTCGCCAGTCCGGTCAGCGTCGCGCCGCTGGTCTCGCCCAACGTCTACCGGTACGACGCACTGAAGGAACTGGTGCCCGTCGTTCCGGTGGCCGCGTCGCCCTTCGTGCTCGTGGGCCGGCCCGACCTGCCGGCACGCACGGCGGCCGACCTCGTCCGGCTCGCGCGCAGCCAGCCGGGCAAGCTCAACTTCGGCACCGACGGCGTCGGCACCGGCCTGCACGTGACGGCGGAGATGATCAAGCAGCAGGCCGGGCTGGACATGGTGCACGTGCCCTACAAGTCGGGGCCGCAGGTGCTGACCGAACTCGCCGGCGGGCAGATCGACCTGGCGGTGCTGCCGGTCGCGCTGGTGCAGGCGTTCGTCCGCGACGGCAAGGTCCGCGGCTACGGCGTGACCTCGCGCCAGCGCTGGGCGACGCTGCCGGACGTGCCGAGCCTGTCGGAGACGGCCGAGTTCAAGGCGCTGGACGTCGAGGCGTGGCAGGGCCTGCTGGTGCCGGCGAAGACCGATCCGGCGATCGTGGAGCGGCTGGCGCGCGAGATGTCGGCGGTGCTGGCGGAGCCGGCCACGGTGCGCCGCCTCGCCGAGGCCGGCTTCAAGCCGATGTCGATGACGCCCGCGCAGTTCGCGGCCTACCTGGCCGACGAGCGCCGCGAACTGGCCCGCATCGTCACCTCGGCCGGGATCAAGGTCGACTGA
- a CDS encoding glycosyltransferase family 2 protein yields the protein MKLTIAIAIATAGRRDVMTDTILRLSRQSRMADALLICPAKPQDFDAACLDAYGGEARVLAGPVGLPCQRNVLLAASTADVVVFFDDDFLPCDDYLAELELLFDAMPDVVIATGQVLADGILGPGLDHQEGVRIIEDAGPNDASRATRPTYNGYGCNMAVRMRPVRERGLRFDENLPLYAWLEDLDFSRQAAAHGTIVQAPRLRGVHLGVKKSGRSPGVRLGYSQVANPIYLARKGTMAWPLARTHMSRNMLANTARTLRPEPWVDRRGRLKGNLLALWDLARGRLDPRRILEFK from the coding sequence ATGAAACTCACAATCGCGATCGCGATCGCCACCGCCGGCCGCCGGGACGTGATGACCGACACCATCCTGCGCCTGTCGAGGCAGTCGCGCATGGCCGACGCGCTCCTGATCTGTCCGGCGAAGCCGCAGGATTTCGACGCGGCCTGCCTGGACGCCTACGGAGGCGAAGCCCGCGTGCTGGCCGGTCCCGTGGGACTGCCGTGCCAGCGAAACGTGCTGCTCGCGGCGTCGACGGCCGACGTGGTGGTCTTCTTCGACGACGACTTCCTGCCCTGCGACGACTACCTCGCGGAACTCGAGCTCCTGTTCGATGCGATGCCCGACGTGGTCATCGCGACCGGCCAGGTCCTGGCCGACGGCATCCTCGGCCCGGGCCTGGACCACCAGGAGGGCGTGCGCATCATCGAGGACGCGGGGCCGAACGACGCGTCCCGCGCGACCCGTCCGACCTACAACGGCTACGGCTGCAACATGGCCGTGCGGATGCGGCCGGTGCGCGAGCGGGGCCTGCGCTTCGACGAGAACCTCCCGCTCTACGCCTGGCTGGAGGACCTGGATTTCTCGCGCCAGGCCGCCGCGCACGGCACCATCGTCCAGGCGCCCCGCCTGCGCGGCGTGCACCTGGGCGTGAAGAAATCCGGTCGCAGCCCCGGCGTCCGCCTGGGCTATTCGCAGGTCGCCAACCCGATCTATCTGGCGCGCAAGGGCACCATGGCCTGGCCGCTGGCCCGCACGCACATGTCGAGGAACATGCTGGCCAACACCGCGCGCACGCTGCGGCCCGAACCGTGGGTCGACCGGCGCGGCCGCCTGAAAGGCAACCTGCTCGCGTTGTGGGACCTGGCGCGCGGGCGTCTCGACCCCCGGCGCATCCTCGAATTCAAGTGA